A stretch of DNA from Telopea speciosissima isolate NSW1024214 ecotype Mountain lineage chromosome 5, Tspe_v1, whole genome shotgun sequence:
TCACTAATTGGAATATTAACAATCAATACCCTGATATAACATAAAATAATCCATATATACACATGATTCTTACGAAATTAAATTTTTAGCAGTAATTTATGATAGGGAGAGAGTTCCTTGAAAGGCAGTGTGGCCCCTGCTTAGCTCGAGGCCAATGCGAACGTTAgcagaagcatcaataggggtgggatttccacATTTCATGAGGTAGGATGGACATTTTCATGCCCCTCTGTGTCTCAGTGCAGGGACCACACTGTCTTCCAGGTGTTTTTAtctatttatattatattaaaaatatttacccACTACGTGTAAATGTAAGTAGTGTAACCAGACTTGATCGGCTAGTGTAAAATTAATTTTGGTTGAATCAAACCCAATTGAATATTTGAATgttatttaaatattatttaacTTACCCAATCATTaaaaaacaacaataagaaCTGAAATAAGGAGATTAATTCAGTACTCTTGAGAATATACAATAATATTCTGGGTACGGAACAGTTTCAGTATCTATTTTGTATCTTTTGTAAAGTGAATTGAAACCGTACTGAATAACTGATGCCATACAGATTGACACTTTTACCTATAATCTTAATTTTCTAATTAGAAATATGAAATGAAGGTGAGATCTTTCTAATGGCAGACGGTGCTCATATAAAACCATCCTTaaaagccctttttttttaatttgtaaatCTGTTACAGAACCATAACTTAGCCTCATCCCTATCTTTACGTCCCATTTTGGAGGACAGTTACTACATGTCTTCTTTATTCATATCTTGTGTTTTCAACCATGTACCAAGGGAGATTAAGCACTGTTGGTAACGAGTCGAACAATTTTACCTAACTCTGATCCATGAATTGTTGAGATGTATGTAGTCTCTTGACACTCTTCCATGAGCTCTTCTTGTTGAATGATAAATAAATTTTCCCCTTCCTCTACACTAGGGGTTGGGGGAAGCCATTTTTAATAAAAGGTAAATTTCACGGACCCCCCCTCTCTAAGTATGCAAAATTTCACAGACATGTCAAACGTGggcaaaatatcaaccttccccctgatgTTAAGCTCAGTTAGCACCCAAAGTTAAAATCTCCATTTTACCCCACTCTGTTCTTCTTCACCATCATCGATCCAGTGAAGGGTCAGAGCCTTCTGCAGTTCTGTAACTCTGAAGCTCCCATGGTGGAATTTGTAACCCCAGGGCCCAAACCAGGGGTGCCAATAAGCGACGCCGTAAAGTAATGGAGATCCATGGATCTCTTCTTCGATAAATCTATCACTGTAATTTTTCTGcttattgttcttcttctctgcttttGCTTCTTCTCCGCTGCTTCTTCAAAACCCAGCCAAATCCCTTTTTTCACTTAGCCAAGACCCTTTTTCCATTGCTCCATTGACACAAATCATTGATCTAGCTGataattaacccaaaaaaaaacaacaaaacaaaaataaaagaggcACATAGAGAtggatctggctcctctccaaCGCACTTGTGCGTCGGACGGTGTTCAACGCATATCGTGCGGTTGGGGGGCTCCGATCCACACCATTGCATGCATCCCGGTGTAGTGGCAtgtggatcgaggcctcccTAGTCGGACGATGTGCACTGGACATCATCCCGCACGgaagaggagctcaatcccacAGAGATCTATTTCCAACACAAATGAACTACTGCACcaacaaatagaaattataGTCCTCAACATGGTtgaaaacagggtttttttttttttttttgtttagactaAATATTCAGTTCTTATACCCATAAAACAATTTTACACCCACTCCAAACAAGAAGATCATGAACTGAAACAAAAAACTGCAAAAATGGATGATTCAATTGTCGGACATTAGTTCTGCATTACAGCAGAGAATATAAATGTTTTTCCTGTTGTTTAGAATTGTAGAAACCCGCCATTCGATTTGATTCTATCGAATGTTCAACTATTTGTCTTTGACCTTCCAATAATAAAGGTAAATAGCTTTATCTGGACCTCAAACAGAAGACATCGAATTTCCAATACAAAACCTATTTGAACAAATTTATGAAAGGCTAAGGCGACTTAAAAGCTTAACAACTACCAAATGTTGGAAACCAAATGGAATAATTAGAAGCTCCTTCTGCCTTTATTTCTCTTCccagaaacaaagaaaaggaacgAAAGCGTTCATGAAATATCCATGTGGACATTGCATTCCCTTGAGAAAAAATCGTTGTTCTCTATTTGAACTTTCAAAGCACCGTAAGAGAAATCAGGACTCTTAAGGTTTCTTGTCTGAGGATTAACCATCGAATCCAATGTGAGGGGCAGCATAAAGCAGAGTAAACACCCTCACCTGATGGGCTTGCGGAAGAAGAACGCTTCTTTCTATATAGCTTCCTTCTGACATTCCTGAAGGGAGAGACGACCAACGGAGAAGCTTTTTCAGAACTAGTTCAGATGTTCAAGGCTGTGTTGCTAGCCATTACCAATAACTTCATCGAAGAAAATGAAGGCGCCGCTGAGATCCAACTAGGATTCAGAGAGTTCGATCGCGAAAGGGAAAGAGTGTTCGatcaattttaactttgggtTCACCCTATGGTGAGGGTAATTTTatcattataaaagaattaacagaGACTTAACTGTAGAGATCTAACGGAGTGgattaaatagaaataaaataaaaaaataaagggtttctATGATATTTTGCCCAAGTTTGGCACATCTGTGATATTTTGCATACTTAAGGGGGTGTTCGTGAAATTtttccaaacaaaagaaagaaaagggactAGAGAACTTTAGTGTTACCTATTCCGATGGTTTTGAAAACCCGATCCTGTCTGgttttatgaattaaaaaaaaaaaaaacaaaaaaaggaaaaggaaagaccTGTCTAAAAGTATATTCTCCACTAAAGAGTAAGGCGCTACCTTACCGCCGGTAATATCTATCTGACGCGCCCCCCTTCCACCACATAACCGTTTTTATTCCCGTGAAAAACCTACTCTGTCACTTTCCCGCACGAACTctctctgctcttcttcttatcagttcctcttcctcatctccttctctcttctctctccagtTGTCTGCAAACACGCTGGTCAGGGATTTTGGTAGTAAAGACACGAACAGTAAAGGTATgattctatctctcttctttgtttatcTGTCTCTGTGGATGAATCTCTGTTGATTTGTAACATATGAAGACATTGATCTTATTACTATATCTGTCTCTGTTTAAGTGTCTCTGttggtttatttttattaaattacaTTTCGTATTTACAATTCACTAAGATAGGACTTGCTAAGCCTGGATCTAATGGTGAGTCATTTGGTTTTAGTAGTCTTCTACTCCTCAGCTCATTGAATGGATTGATCAACTAGAATAGGTCAAGAGTCTCAGTTTGATTTCGAAAGCAGAAAACTAGAATTTCAGAAAAATAttcagaaaagataaaagaagggTGTGGTTGTCATAATCGGTTAGTTCATTACCTAGAGCTGTCCTAGTATTGAAGAGACATTTACTATTCTTTCCCAATTGGACAGCTGAAGGAGGGGAATCTGCACAAGTTTGTACTGCGTGTGGACTTTATGAGCAGATCATATTTTCACCTTCAATCACAAGTCTCATTGTAGAGAAAAGAACTTTCAAGTGATCTTTCTATTACATTAGTCGATAGCAAGAAAAAGTAGCAAGGTAAGACAGATCTCATCTTGTTCGTCATACCTTGCTTTTGTCTCTGAGTAAGGGATTTGAAGAAGGATCCAGCTTTCCCCTTTAGGGGAAAATATCTTTTAAGAGCATAGTCTGGCATCACTTGTGAATTATGGCTTCATTTGCAGAAAACTGAACTGTTTATCCAGTGACGATTCTTTAACATCTGTTGGGGAAAATGTTAGAAGATGAAGTGAAAGTTTAGCAATATTCTGATTTCTGTTGCTCACCTATAATTTTATTCTAAACTATCAGAAAATTTCTGATGGATTGGTGCCACAGCATGGTACCCATAAGCCCCAACTAGTTCTTGAAATATACTTGTGGGAGTTTCTTTGGCCTGTCAACCATTTGTCCCTACCTAACATTTGATCCACGTTGATACACCCACTCAAACTTCTATTTGTCTCGTTTAGTGAAGTATTGAAGAATTATGATAGACTCCCCTGCATTACTATGGAGTGCAACTCTATCTCTTAGcatgaacaaaagaaaagtcCAACACAAGGTCAATTCTAAAAGTGATGTGGATTGATGCACTAAACACACAAGAAATCTAGATCAGATTCGATTCTCTAGAATGCATGAATCTTATCATAATATTCTTagatgctttttttttctttttcgaaatatttatatattaattgttattgatattttgaaatatttcttcTTATGTTCATGATTGATGCTAAATTGGCAAAAGCATAGTAAATAATCTATTATTCTATTAAAATGAGAAACCTAAACATCTGAATTGTTGGTGAACTAGTGCCACTCTTAAGAAAGGAGTCTATGTGCTTTACAATGTTATTACACATTCCAGGACCACAGGTGGATCTCACATGGAGGATTTCCTAGTTAAGAAGTCCTTACTCCTTATTTGTGAGCAATGACTACTCTCCATAGGCTATCTTCCCATACCTATACAGCTATTTTGTAtgctttatttatttcattgatTTTAGTGTACAAAGCCCATCTCTCTGATCTCTTGGCCTGAATACTTGCTTCTGTCTACAAGATGGAACTTGTTCTCTACCTCCATCCTTTCCGAAGATAAAATCCCTTTGCAGTTATTGACCTGATTACAACCCTCACTGCTTCTCCGTCCTTTCAACCGCTGTGTCCACTGGACCAGCCCTACAATGATGGGAATCTCACTAATCTGCCTCAAAGCATCTTAGAGTACATCTGAGATATCACAATTACCTATTCAGAGCCTTGCAATAGATCTAAGTATGAACAACAAATGGCAAGTGGCCGATGGCTGGACTGCCTTTAGTAATCATAGACCTGTCAATAAGATTTTGTTGGCTGCTTTCTTAATTAGTCTTCTCCAAGTTTAAATAACCAAGTTGAAAGGAAACAAGGAAGTAAGTATCCTTGagacatttaccaaaaaaaaagtatccttGAGACAGGCCTTCTGAAATAAAAGAGCATCTTTGACGCTCAACACTGATATGAATAAAGAAGGATCCATCTAAATGTGTAGTTTACGATGCCCCTTACTCGTTGGTGTCACAAGAACTCACTCTCAAGTGCACAACTACAACATCACAAGCTGTATAAattctctttccatctctccttaatgttCTCTTCCTTATTAGTACCCTATCATCATTGCTTTTAATACATGTAACATGGTTGGAAATTATTGATAGAATATCATGTGAAGGTCATCCACAATCAATTAATTGAAAATAATCTGTTTTAATCATTCataagtcattttttttttttttttgggtaaatataTAAGTCATATTCAATGTTCTAAACAATCCCATGTAACAATCACAAATGTTTGGCACCATGTGCCTATTACAAAAGAATAATTCATGTGCCAAGAAACTAAGGCTaggtttggatgccaagaaaagaaaagaaaaaaaaaacaacttgaCAAAGAGATAGATAGATAAATCAATCACTACATCATCATAATTTTTGTCtgattatgtttttcttttcttttcttttcttagcatccaaacatagcctaagtgACAAATTATCTACCAATACCAGTTCTTGGGTTGGCACAAGATTACGTACATTTACCAAAACCAACTGACCCATTGTAATTTTGCATGCTGGTTTtattcctcctttggctgctaTATATAAGAATGTCTTTCCCACACTTCATTTCAAAGTACATAGTTTCACAATGGTTAAGCATTGGTTTGAGTATCTCAATCCCATTGCTTTGTGATTGTTTGTCTGTGTTTATTTTTGAGTAGGAAATGAGTTGGTCATCGAGTGATGATTTTTTTGTGAGCTCAAAGTTAAAGGTTTTCGCGGTTGACCTCTATTCTGAACCATTAGAACTGACACGGTGCAAAGTGGTCGTCTATGATGGGCCAAAGGGTGATGATTTCAAGAGGTTCTTGCGGTTTAAGAACTTTAGAGTAAAccgtcaaggaaaggctattgtATGTGTCCAAAAGCATGACGACGATGGTGAATTCCTTGAAGGTGAGTATGATACCTTCGTTCTAGAAACGGTGGTACCATTGGGTCCTTTTGGTTTTCTGAATGTACCGTTATCGAAGCCACAATCCATGAACGAATTGCAAAGCGTCCTAGACAATACCAAGGCTGAATTGgcgaagaagaatgatgagcttAATGAAATGCAAAGCGTCCTGGATAATACCAAGGCAGAGTTGTAAAGAAAAATGATGCACTTAATGAATTGCAAAGCCTCTTGGACAATACCAAAGATGAATTAGCGAAGAAGAATGATACTCTTAATGAATTAATGAAGCAGAAGATTGATCAAGATTGGAATCCTGAACATTTTAGTAGGCTGAATACTGTTGCGATCACGAACTTAGTGAAGAGAGTGTTTGTTGACTTTGGTCTTCAACAACCGGCAAGTGGAGATCCAGAATCTATGCTAAAGTTTATCGAGATGTTACATGATTTGATCCTTCACCAAGAATTCGGTGCCACTTTCTTAGTATCCGCGAATGGAATACTGGCCTCAATTGCAAGTATATTTGACAAACGCATCGGTGCCACTTTCTTAGTATCCGCGAATGGAATACTGGCCTCAATTGCAAGTATATTTGACAAACGCACCGGCTTAAGCATTGGCATGGAAACCAATAGTTCGACTGCAGCCCAACTCATAAAGAATCTACTTACCTTAAGAAGCTTTATGGATTCTCACTTCTTTATTGATGGCAGTGTGATAGTCAAGGATTTCCGTCTGATGAACGAGGAGGACCTCCCAGTAATCTTTGGGATTCCGCAATAGGTGTGCCTGAGTGAAGTAGAAGGAGACAAGTACGAAATTAATCGATAACATCGACGAAAACTCCATCTTCTATGGGTATTTCAATATTCCAATGGTGgggtgttcaaaggtgttttgaCGAGAGTTCATGTGAACTGTCGGATGAGATCATGGTGAAACTTAGAGTAGGCAAACATAACCTTAAGATAAAAGGTTTTGGTTTGTCTATGCCAATGAGTCGGTATATTTCAAAAGGAGCCTTTATGTCCTCCTGAATCGATGGTAGACAATAAGCTTGAGGATGTCAAATTCCCCATTTCTTGGATCTTAGGTGGCGAGACCGACTTCTTAGGGTTTTGCTTAAGATGAATCGAACATTCGTTAACAAGGAGGGACATATCTCAAGTTTGATTTTATTGCAACCAAGAGTTCAAAGTGGTGAATGACAATATCTTTACTATTTGGACAAGGATTTTGCATTGATTAAACCTTTTAGGTTGGTGCAATTTGATGTGAATGAAAGTGCAATCGATATCATAGAACGGAAGTTTTCAGCCCTACATCATGGATTCATGGTGAATAATAGTGATAAATATGCCTCCTGGATTGTAAATGAAGGTTTGGGTAATGATAGTGCTTTCACGTTGAAGGGTATCTGTTTATTGGGAAAATAACAAAAACCTCGGTTCTTTTCGTAGTAATGCTCTGGTCAGTGTATTCTTGAACATAACCAACACGGGAGAATTGTTATGTCGATGCTCTAGCAAcaactttctttgttttaaaaacagagaaaataactTCTTGGAACAATGGTGAAAAGAAGGCTCTGGAATTTATTTAACAGGGTCTAtggatagtttttttttgtgtgtgttttattttattttagtccGTTTAAGTTTTGTTAAATTGTGTAAACTTTGTGGCTGGCTTGAATAGCGGAGCGGTCGCACTATTTGTATTGTCTCTTCCTAGGAGGTATAAATTTGATTGTGTTTTAGTGGGTTCTGCACTCTCTACTCATGAAGCCAATCAAACAACTTGGAGAAGGACTTCATTTTTCACCTTTGGGGATGGAAGTCCTTTTTCAACTGAAAGCCTTGGAAACCCATAGAAAGTCTTGAATGAAGAAGTGTTGTGCGGATATCTAGTGGCAAACGGGTGATACATTGTTGCTTGATAAGCTCAAATCTCATTGTGTCGGATTCACTAAGCCAGAGTACAAATAAACGTACACATTAAGAACAGCTCTAGTAGGCACAACCTCATTTAAAAGCAACTACCAGCATatgttgaaatttgaatttaattttagcCTCGTTAACTTTGAACAAGGATAGGAACTAGGTGTTCTTGCCAGAAGTTGGCATTCCAGGTATCGTCCTATAAAAGTTGTAACAgattccacccaaaaaaaagttgtaacagataattttatatttaattatttcatTAAGTGAACtaatttggtcctaaaaaatatgtaataaataattttattttaattatatttgGTGCactaataattttttaattaattattttattaacaGTATCAAGAGGCACAATACTTTGTAGTAGTTACACATTTCAACCCCTATATTGTTGTCAATGAATTCATTACCAAATTGTAAACACGGACTAGGGTTAATCTGTTTAGGAATTTTGCAATTCTCTAATATGGGATTGATCCATGGATcctcccaaaattttatttcgtAATTCTCTAATGTTGTTAATTCTTCCTTTAAGTTAAGCAAACTGTTTCAAATCCAAAAAcctcttttgattttgaaattatGATTTTGGAAGTATTTTGCTTTAAATATCTGCCCATAACTGAGATGAGATGAGTTATAAGCCAGTCTCCAACTCAAAAGAATTCTCACCAGCGCAACAGTGAGTGCAGTGCGCATGGGCCCGTTGGAGCTGTCCTTGGGGCATGTGCCAGACAGCTCTAGCTGTCCGATGTGCTCTGCACTCACTGGCGCGCTGGAGTGGAACCGGACTCGTCTCCAACCTAGCCTAAGGGCAAGGATTTGACATGTATGATGGTCTTTTGTAAACCAACTCCCCTCTTGTTTTAAGGCTTAGACATGGTTTCCTAGTATGACACAACTAGATTATGGATTGTAGTGACTCAATTTCTTTACAAACTTTACCTGGAACCCCTCCCCCCCATTTGGATCTTCTTTGACTCCATTGATTATCTATTTCTTCTAATGTTGCACCTAGCCATTGTATGTTAAAACCTAGTGTATCTACCTCCCTCTCTGATATATTGTTCTATATATTTCTGCATCCAAAACATTTCTTCTGCTTCGAACATATTTTTAAGTTTCGATCAGTTCCACTTGTGCTAATTCATCTCCGACATCTTGAGTTGGTTCActtcaatacaaaaaaaaagagtgttgCTCAAACACcactttatttgatttttttaagtAACAATGTGATACTATTTAGAATCAGATATaggaaaatcattttttgaaaaaaaaaaaagaaggaaaaatctaGGTAAGTTTTCCAAGAAGCTTGGAAATGGATCAGCTTTTTAAAGGAATGAATCGATAGGATAGTGTGTCTACGAGTAAGGGATTGTGATTAGATCCACTTGATGGCAGAACCTTAATCGATGCCTTTGGGAGATAAGCATTCATGGGTTTGAGCCCATCCCTCTGTCGAGGTGTTCATCAATCCTATATGGAGCCCTTTGTTTATTTGACCATGTAAACCATGGTCTTAAGTTGGATTTCTTCCAGAAACAAAGTCATGCATAAAATCTCTAAATTTACTTGCTGGATTGGAATTAATAATAACTTTAATACCCTCaaattttggtgggtttggTGGCTTTTATCTAAATCGGTTGAAGATTCTGTTCAATGGTCTAGATGGGCTAATGGAGAAGatatgaccttttttttttttctttttttttttttataacccGAACTtcacctgggacccgggccagcccctaagattttattaaggataaaccaataaaaaaaaatacaagagggggggacatagccttacccctgcccaaaggAGAACACTCTCTCAATACTCTATTCTCAATTAAACTATAACCCCTCCCACAATAAACAATAATCAGCAAAGCCCTACATACGCAACACAAGGAGACCCGCTCTATCCTCTCTCATGATCCTCTGGAGTTCCTGTGGAATAACATCCCCTGAGCGAAACACAGAGTTTTCAGTCCTTGAGCAAGCCAAATTTGCCAAGAAATCTGCTGCTctattactctccctataagtGAAGCAAATATTAACCCCTAGGGATTCAACCAAGTCCATGACCTCTTGGAAAAGGAAGCAACAGTTCCACAAGCTACATGCTTTGTGAGTGATAAACTGCACCGTGGTTGCAGAGTCAGAGCTGACTTGGCAACCAGCAAGACCTATATCAGCACATAATTTAAGGCCATCTCGGAGGGCCCTCAATTCCGCCACTGCTATAGAACAGACCCCGTAAAAGTTGGAGAAAGCAATCAGCATATTACCATTGGCTCCCCGCACAATTCCCCCACCTCCACTTGGCCCTGGGTTACCCTTGCTCGCGCCGTCAATATTTAACTTCACCCAACTCAAGGGGGGGCACCAATACACTGGAATGGGTGCTTCACACTGGAGCAGATATGACCTATCCACAATGAATCAGctgaaaatttattaaaaaaactcaaaagaatcaaaaaatTAAGAAGTATTTTTTTGTATTCCAGAAAACTGTAAAACATTTATCATTTTAATAGGCCAAGTACAATATTTGTGTAAAAAATTGGTAAAAATGCGTAAATTTCAGAGAAATATGTATTTGAatatcaaaaaattttaaattacagATTAAAATACTTAAAGCTAAAGTGCaagaaatatttaaaataaatcgAAAAAACctagacatttttttttgttaaacaaaaaaaacacaaaaatgaaaatagcaCTATAGAATTATGTGGGTGACTACATACGCAATCACATAACAAATAACAATGCATTCCATTATTTTCATAACCAAAATTCGCCATGTCACAGAATTTCACAAAATTAATTGGTTATACCACTGTAGAATTgaacaccatttttttttatatgaaaacaaaaagaaacaaactacaTAGAATATGTACAAGCATGTTTTGCCAGATTTTTGGCTAAAGTCATAGAGAACCCATGAGTGATAAGCCTAAACTGTACATCATGTGTTAAGATTGCTATATAAAGATAACTATCAAACAAGAACCATGGCCATAGACATTTGGTTGGGGATGAAAGAGATTTAGTGATATTTGGgttatcacaccaaatttcttTTATCCTCAACCCAATGGAGGCAGCCCAGGTTAATCCAAAACGAAGTGCACAAATATAATGCTTATGTTCCATCGTTAGCAGTATTGCCCCTGCATCAAAAAACCTAAATTGTCTCTGAATCAAGATGAGAAAGCCCCAGCCAGCCCTAGTTAGTCCGGAGGAACAGAAACCTGCATAAATTAAAATAGGGTAGTCATAATAAGGTGTTTGAAAAGCTAATGGACTTAATACGAATTGTGAATCAGCAGGAGCTGGCATAGAATCCAACACAGAGAAAGATGCCGAAACCAGATTCAAGTCTTCAATCCATCTTTGAATAGCCTTCAAAACCCCCCAGGGGTCGGGCTGAACTGAACCAACCACAACCTTGTTTCTAACAgaccaaataaaatagcaagtaattATGAAAACACTAAAAAACTAGGACAACATAATTTTATCAGATCGAAGCTGATAGTAAAAGTAAATACAAAACCTATTGAAACTAGCAAACCCTAGACGGTCGGGCCTTAAACCCAGTGGTCCTGCAACCCATATTCGTTtgacccaatcacaagaaaggAATAGGTGCCATAGGGATTCAACACCATTCTCACAAAGAGAACATGTGGAGTCAATCTGGATCCATTTCGATAGAATATCCTTGGTTGAAAATCCTGCATTGATCAAACGATAGAAAAAAAGTTAATGTTACATGAAAATAGCAAGTGTGTCCTTTGTTCCATATTATCCTAATATTTGCATAACACCATGAGAgacaaattatttaatttattaaaGTATCAATTTACTTACACTTTTCAAGCAAATTGCAtacataaatataataataGTAGATAATACATACTATAGAATAAAGTGGAAATCATATAGTCCTCAAACCTCAAACAAATAATTTTGTTGCACTTTTCGCATGACCTACCATGTGTGCTAGTGCATTTTGAGCCCGGTGATACCCCTAAGATACTTTTGTTGCACAATCTGCATTGTACCTTGTTGTCTCCTAATTTCCATCCATAGGTCGCATATATCTAGTTGGTATCCACTTACTGATCAAGTCGATGAACATCAGCCATCTATttagcataaataaaaaattaatatatagcAGTAATATTTTGATCTCCTACTGCATATCGAATTTGAGCTGACCACAGGTTGCTTAGGACGTTCTATTTCAATGACACCATCATTtaagtagc
This window harbors:
- the LOC122663270 gene encoding uncharacterized protein LOC122663270, whose amino-acid sequence is MLIAFSNFYGVCSIAVAELRALRDGLKLCADIGLAGCQVSSDSATTVQFITHKACSLWNCCFLFQEVMDLVESLGVNICFTYRESNRAADFLANLACSRTENSVFRSGDVIPQELQRIMREDRAGLLVLRM